The proteins below come from a single Scatophagus argus isolate fScaArg1 chromosome 15, fScaArg1.pri, whole genome shotgun sequence genomic window:
- the grxcr1b gene encoding glutaredoxin domain-containing cysteine-rich protein 1, translating to MEGPKLKQERQKAGKTVRFRVASANSGRVLAEVFKDETAWCASLSNSVDSDCTSSPETEQKSPPPTSEANSHLNGLAEEASQDENGCEPDDLLLYASAKREMLFNNKRINICSKNGTIRGVRNKVSAGQVLFNNLSNMYTGSLRHQKKRPWEKE from the exons ATGGAGGGGCCAAAACTGAAACAGGAGAGACAAAAGGCTGGGAAAACAGTCCGTTTTAGAGTAGCATCTGCCAACAGTGGTCGGGTCTTAGCAGAGGTGTTCAAGGATGAAACCGCATGGTGTGCCTCACTGTCCAACTCAGTGGACTCTGACTGCACCAGCAGCCcagagacagagcagaagagCCCACCTCCCACCAGCGAGGCCAACAGCCATCTAAACGGCCTGGCGGAGGAAGCATCTCAGGACGAGAACGGCTGTGAACCCGATGACCTGCTTTTGTACGCCAGTGCCAAGAGAGAGATGCTCTTCAACAACAAACGGATCAATATCTGCAGCAAGAATGGGACCATACGAGGAGTGAGAAACAAAGTGAGCGCAGGCCAAGTGCTTTTCAACAACCTCTCCAACATGTACACT GGTTCCCTTCGTCATCAGAAAAAGAGACCCTGGGAAAAGGAGTGA
- the tmem151bb gene encoding transmembrane protein 151B yields the protein MSPPASAATASESSTTTVFEEDTREEQRPLKQSLSKSLCRESFWKCLLLSILMYGCMGAMVWCHVTKVTRLTFDSAFKGKSMMYHDSPCSDGYIYIPLALLGMLYLVYLVECWHCHVKNDLQHKMDVEGIYERIQRMQQAKPCIWWKAISYHYVRRTRQVTRYRNGDAYTSTQVYHERVNTHVAEAEFDYSHCGVKDVSKQLLGLEKSALTKMRFTKCFSFANVESENSYLTQRARFFTDNEGLDDYMEAREGMHLKNIDLKEYVMVLCDPEHHPWYLSHYVFWFASFLTFSWPIRVFTEYHTAYVHYRVEKLFGQDYLPVTPCDDRPYWRRIPRVNTIDSTELEWHIRSNQQLVPSYSEAGLMDLAQCPTSFSGIRQNCERCHRAISCSSVFSRSALSICTGASSRIPFSGSRFSLARRYGSQRSCFWRSGSLDDQESPSENTRCLSERLTTDDEGPPDYEDALCYPVLIVHCSENCHNHRSFHRNGSCVETSL from the exons ATGTCCCCTCCAGCATCGGCTGCAACGGCGAGCGAAAGCAGTACGACCACCGTTTTTGAGGAGGACACCAGAGAGGAG CAGAGACCCCTGAAGCAATCTCTGAGCAAATCACTCTGTCGGGAGAGTTTTTGGAAATGCCTGCTCCTGTCCATTCTCATGTATGGTTGCATGGGAGCCATGGTTTGGTGTCATGTCACCAAGGTGACTCGCCTCACCTTTGACAGTGCCTTCAAAGGGAAATCCATGATGTACCATGACAGTCCCTGCTCTGATGGTTATATCTACATCCCTCTGGCCCTACTGGGCATGCTCTATTTAGTCTATCTTGTGGAGTGCTGGCACTGTCATGTGAAGAATGACCTGCAGCACAAAATGGATGTGGAGGGCATCTATGAGCGTATCCAAAGGATGCAGCAAGCTAAACCCTGCATTTGGTGGAAGGCCATCAGCTATCACTATGTTCGCCGTACGCGACAAGTCACACGCTACCGCAACGGAGATGCTTACACTAGCACCCAGGTTTACCATGAGCGTGTCAACACCCATGTGGCAGAAGCTGAATTTGACTACAGTCACTGTGGTGTGAAAGATGTTTCCAAACAGCTGCTGGGCTTGGAGAAGTCTGCTCTTACAAAGATGCGGTTCACCAAGTGCTTTAGTTTTGCTAACGTAGAGTCTGAGAATTCCTACCTTACACAACGAGCAAGATTTTTCACAGACAATGAGGGCCTTGATGACTACATGGAAGCCAGGGAGGGCATGCACTTGAAAAACATTGACCTGAAGGAGTATGTCATGGTGCTATGTGATCCAGAGCACCACCCCTGGTATCTGTCCCACTATGTCTTCTGGTTTGCCTCGTTCCTTACTTTCTCCTGGCCTATCCGAGTCTTCACAGAATATCATACTGCTTATGTCCACTATCGTGTTGAGAAGCTCTTCGGGCAGGATTACCTCCCTGTGACCCCATGTGATGATCGGCCATATTGGCGTCGTATCCCTCGTGTTAACACCATTGACAGTACAGAACTTGAATGGCACATTCGTTCCAACCAGCAGCTGGTGCCCAGTTACTCTGAGGCTGGCCTGATGGACCTGGCCCAGTGTCCAACCAGCTTCAGTGGGATACGTCAGAATTGTGAACGCTGCCACAGAGCCATCAGCTGTTCCTCAGTGTTCTCCAGGAGTGCCCTCAGCATCTGCACTGGTGCCAGCTCCCGCATCCCCTTCAGTGGCAGTCGGTTCTCCTTGGCGCGCCGCTATGGCTCCCAGCGCAGCTGCTTCTGGAGGAGCGGCAGCTTGGATGACCAGGAAAGTCCCAGCGAAAACACCCGCTGTCTATCAGAACGCCTCACCACAGACGATGAGGGTCCCCCAGACTATGAGGACGCACTTTGCTACCCAGTGCTCATTGTCCACTGCAGTGAGAATTGCCACAACCACAGGTCTTTCCACAGAAATGGTTCCTGTGTGGAGACGTCCCTATGA